A stretch of the Pseudobacteriovorax antillogorgiicola genome encodes the following:
- a CDS encoding integrase core domain-containing protein, with translation MDLYDSVTEARDKLEAFRKRYNESRPHWALRPSEKADPVVPKEVYIDEAEIIIPKWQGWAKGAKTKLDKEVEHIKLQEENSLSVDQGS, from the coding sequence GACAGCGTAACAGAGGCGAGAGACAAGTTGGAGGCCTTCCGCAAGAGGTATAATGAAAGCCGCCCTCACTGGGCGTTAAGGCCGTCTGAAAAGGCTGACCCTGTAGTCCCAAAAGAAGTCTACATCGATGAGGCTGAAATCATTATTCCGAAATGGCAAGGATGGGCTAAAGGTGCGAAGACAAAACTCGATAAGGAAGTTGAACACATCAAGCTTCAGGAAGAAAATTCTCTCTCAGTAGA